DNA from Eucalyptus grandis isolate ANBG69807.140 chromosome 5, ASM1654582v1, whole genome shotgun sequence:
ACCCTGACGATGCCCAGTAAGCAAACACTAGTTGGTGCTCGGAGCGCGTGTCCGCGTCCCACACCACGACCTCGGCACCCTCGCTGCTCTTGGCTCGCCTCGCTCTCTCTTCATCCATGCACGGGAGCACGTAGGTCGCCACGCCCGCCCGAGGGATCAAGAGCCTCGACAGGTGGCCAAGATCGCTCTTCTTAAGCGTCTTCTTGATCTTGTAAGGGTCATAGCGCAGCACCAGCTCCGTGGAAACGTCCCCGCATCTGTCTTCCTCTACTTCACATTCTGAGgcccctctcttttccttctggcTTCTACAGCGCTTCGCCTTCTTCTCCACGATCAGAGTTCCGTCGTCAGTGAGTGAGGCCGTGGACTTTTGCTCCAGTCGGGCTGAAGGGGCACTGAGTTCCTTCGTGTCCAAGAAACCCCTCGTCGGATCCAGCGTGAGGGGAAAGAAGACGCGAGCCGGCACCACCACTGCAGCAGACGAAGTTTCTCCACCCTCTTCTTCGTGGTTCCTCTCGTGGTCGTGCAGATATGAAACGCAGGACGAAGAGTTGACCAACGGCGGCGGCGTCTGGACCTCGCCTCTCGGGACGTCCGGAGGCCATTCTGGGGTGAAGGAATCGATGAGCTTCATGGTTTTCGGG
Protein-coding regions in this window:
- the LOC120293777 gene encoding putative B3 domain-containing protein At1g78640 is translated as MKLIDSFTPEWPPDVPRGEVQTPPPLVNSSSCVSYLHDHERNHEEEGGETSSAAVVVPARVFFPLTLDPTRGFLDTKELSAPSARLEQKSTASLTDDGTLIVEKKAKRCRSQKEKRGASECEVEEDRCGDVSTELVLRYDPYKIKKTLKKSDLGHLSRLLIPRAGVATYVLPCMDEERARRAKSSEGAEVVVWDADTRSEHQLVFAYWASSGSYVLKGCWMKEFVQRRGLAEGDEIGIHWDPIASKFDFSLLHKAN